The following proteins come from a genomic window of Micromonospora zamorensis:
- a CDS encoding serine/threonine-protein kinase, whose amino-acid sequence MTLGRIGGYELVRPLGSGGMGDVFFAVSPTAERVAVKVIKQHLIEAPTVRERFAAEVDSLKLVFGSRVARLEGADPYANPAWLAVEYVPGATLRQHVDARGPLPLPLAAMAGAMLAEGLAKVHQVKLLHRDLKPQNIILGPDGPKLIDFGLAVLIERDDYLTEPGALVGTPAYMSPEQVKGERDLTPAVDVYALAATLVFALTGRGLYPPTNSWNLLLRISEPSDLPDLSEVPAELVQLLGTMLAFDPTARPGLTDVRARLLAVATAASGKSVHGLRQEVAELTYDGGTELLVPPDLDDPLQDPEGTPVIESDTVPVPETTPTKVDAKRPNAPADVTWLVDKMRRQYARRSTL is encoded by the coding sequence ATGACGCTGGGCAGAATCGGCGGCTACGAGTTGGTCCGGCCGCTCGGCTCAGGCGGTATGGGCGACGTGTTCTTCGCGGTGTCGCCGACCGCCGAGCGGGTCGCCGTAAAGGTGATCAAGCAACACCTGATTGAGGCGCCGACGGTGCGCGAGCGGTTCGCCGCCGAGGTCGACAGCCTCAAGCTGGTCTTCGGGTCCCGGGTGGCCCGCCTTGAGGGCGCCGACCCGTACGCGAATCCGGCCTGGCTCGCCGTGGAGTACGTCCCCGGCGCCACACTGCGACAGCATGTCGACGCACGAGGGCCGCTTCCGTTGCCGTTGGCCGCCATGGCCGGAGCGATGCTCGCCGAAGGTCTCGCCAAGGTGCACCAGGTCAAGCTGCTGCATCGCGACCTCAAGCCGCAGAACATCATCCTCGGCCCCGACGGCCCCAAACTGATCGATTTCGGCCTGGCGGTGCTGATCGAGCGGGACGACTACCTGACCGAGCCGGGCGCCCTGGTCGGCACTCCCGCCTACATGTCGCCCGAGCAGGTCAAGGGTGAGCGAGACCTCACTCCGGCGGTCGACGTCTATGCCCTCGCCGCGACGCTGGTCTTCGCCCTGACCGGGCGTGGGCTCTACCCGCCGACGAACTCCTGGAACCTGCTGCTGCGCATCAGCGAGCCCAGCGACCTTCCCGACCTCTCCGAGGTGCCGGCCGAGCTGGTGCAGTTGCTCGGCACGATGCTCGCCTTCGACCCCACGGCGCGACCCGGTCTGACCGACGTTCGCGCGCGGTTGCTCGCGGTCGCCACCGCTGCCAGCGGCAAGAGTGTCCACGGCCTGCGCCAGGAAGTCGCCGAACTCACCTACGACGGTGGCACGGAGCTGCTGGTCCCTCCGGACCTGGATGATCCGCTACAGGACCCGGAGGGCACGCCGGTCATCGAGTCGGACACCGTACCGGTGCCGGAGACGACACCCACGAAGGTCGACGCCAAGCGGCCCAACGCGCCAGCCGATGTGACGTGGCTCGTCGACAAGATGCGCCGCCAGTACGCCCGCCGCTCGACCCTGTAG
- a CDS encoding YbaB/EbfC family nucleoid-associated protein translates to MADLLSQDPDATQELMHAWAAQLSARAEAATDLSDRVATIASSAVGANGAVRVTVAASGALTDLRLDDRVQRIPGAELASIIMAAIARAQAGLTEQVSIAVHDTVGADSETGRAVTDTFARRFPKPADEQPDRWERDAGNGW, encoded by the coding sequence GTGGCGGACTTGCTAAGTCAAGATCCGGACGCGACACAGGAGTTGATGCATGCCTGGGCAGCCCAGCTGTCGGCGCGAGCTGAGGCTGCCACCGATCTGTCGGACCGGGTCGCGACCATCGCGTCGTCGGCGGTCGGCGCAAACGGTGCGGTGCGCGTGACAGTCGCTGCCTCGGGGGCGCTGACAGACCTTCGGTTGGACGACCGCGTTCAGCGGATACCCGGCGCCGAACTTGCCAGCATCATCATGGCCGCGATCGCCCGTGCACAGGCCGGGTTGACCGAGCAGGTGAGCATTGCGGTGCACGACACCGTCGGCGCCGACTCGGAGACAGGGCGGGCGGTCACCGACACCTTCGCTAGGCGGTTCCCCAAACCCGCCGATGAGCAGCCCGATCGGTGGGAGCGGGACGCCGGAAATGGCTGGTGA
- a CDS encoding helicase-related protein, whose protein sequence is MTTTQAATFAPGSRIVVRDEEWLIRSVKTGTADGTMVKAVGVSEFVQDVEATFFTKLEDITPLVPEETDLIQDTSSRFRQSRLFLEAVLRRTPLPRTERGLALADRFLLDPLTYQQRPVELALSGLRPRILLADVVGLGKTLEIGLILAELIRRGRGERILVVSPQQVLEQFQRELWTRFAIPLVRLDSTGIQRIQQEIPAGRNPFTYFKRAIISVDTLKDAGQFGHHLDATTWDAVVIDESHNLINKGTQRNELARRLAAKTDALLLASATPHNGDKESFAQLISLLDPAAIANEKDYQASDIAHLYLRRTKISPEVRDQIGDRWADRGPSEALHCTATSIEEQIFDELTDVWLAGKWTDEPITGQHRLFPYTLLKSFLSSHRALHETVTNRRKKATGTERAALDRLAELTSAMTDTDSSKLKGLVDELRKIGVGKNSATRAVVFSERVPTIKWLAEVVPGMLGLKPNAIRVLHGGVADKDEQTILQEFELAGSDVRLLFTGDVASEGVNLHQQCHHLIHYDIPWSLIRIEQRNGRIDRYGQKHQPQFRALILTSDRDDAKDDRTVAEKLLNREETAHRSLGSVEAVTGQYDAKAEEDRLVRDLLAGKSVDESYEAAHAEVDVMADLFADVGTAPVAADVPHAKVPKLFDSTQDFVDAALYEIYEDRPEDHIDLRREDELMTFLAPDDLVHRLTDLPRTYLRAHREGEDLRLKVTFDRALAQRKLDQARQSKTPMWPDIAFLSDVHPMVDWLVDKVLIRLGRQQAPVLTADVTAPTFLIQGVYANRLGQPTVVQWMAVSDLPASPTIRPMDDVLREANVGPAMVNRAEAIAIDPLKDLLPEAVQVARQYLEGKRAEWAEANAEPLQRHREQLRTFRQASLLDELPGAHREKRRQRVDTTVQEQNDLLDRLETAGDPLLRVLAVLVPSQESAA, encoded by the coding sequence ATGACCACCACCCAGGCCGCGACCTTCGCCCCGGGCTCCCGCATCGTCGTCCGCGACGAGGAGTGGCTGATCCGCAGCGTCAAGACCGGCACCGCGGACGGCACGATGGTGAAGGCGGTCGGCGTCTCCGAGTTCGTGCAGGACGTCGAGGCGACCTTCTTCACCAAGCTTGAGGACATCACGCCGCTGGTGCCCGAGGAGACGGACCTCATCCAGGACACCTCGTCGCGGTTCCGGCAGAGCCGCCTCTTCCTGGAGGCCGTGCTGCGGCGTACTCCACTGCCCCGCACCGAGCGCGGGCTGGCCCTCGCCGACCGGTTCCTGCTCGACCCGCTGACCTACCAGCAGCGACCCGTCGAACTGGCCCTGTCCGGCCTGCGGCCGCGGATCCTGCTCGCTGACGTCGTCGGCCTGGGTAAGACCCTGGAGATCGGGCTGATCCTCGCCGAGCTGATCCGCCGGGGCCGAGGTGAGCGCATCCTGGTTGTCTCGCCGCAGCAGGTCCTCGAACAGTTCCAGCGGGAGCTCTGGACCAGGTTCGCGATTCCGCTGGTCCGGCTCGACTCGACCGGCATCCAGCGCATCCAGCAGGAGATCCCCGCCGGGCGTAACCCGTTCACCTACTTCAAACGGGCCATCATCTCGGTCGACACCCTCAAGGACGCCGGCCAGTTCGGCCATCACCTCGATGCCACGACCTGGGATGCCGTCGTCATCGACGAGTCGCACAACCTCATCAACAAGGGCACCCAGCGCAATGAGCTGGCCCGCCGCCTGGCCGCGAAGACCGACGCGTTGCTGCTGGCGAGCGCGACCCCGCACAACGGCGACAAGGAGTCGTTCGCGCAGCTGATCTCGCTGCTCGACCCGGCGGCGATCGCCAACGAGAAGGACTACCAGGCCAGCGACATCGCGCACCTCTACCTGCGCCGCACGAAGATCAGCCCGGAGGTACGCGACCAGATCGGCGACCGCTGGGCCGACCGCGGCCCGTCCGAGGCCCTGCACTGCACGGCGACCTCGATCGAGGAACAGATCTTCGACGAACTGACCGATGTGTGGTTGGCCGGCAAGTGGACCGACGAGCCAATCACGGGGCAGCACCGACTCTTCCCGTACACCTTGTTGAAGTCGTTTCTGTCCTCGCACCGGGCCTTGCACGAGACGGTGACCAACCGGCGCAAGAAGGCCACCGGCACCGAGCGGGCGGCCCTGGACCGGCTCGCGGAGCTGACCTCGGCGATGACCGACACCGACTCCAGCAAGCTCAAGGGGCTGGTCGACGAGCTGAGAAAGATCGGCGTCGGCAAGAACAGCGCAACCCGGGCCGTGGTCTTCTCTGAGCGGGTGCCGACCATCAAGTGGCTCGCCGAGGTCGTCCCCGGAATGCTCGGCCTCAAGCCGAACGCGATCCGGGTGCTGCACGGCGGTGTGGCTGACAAGGACGAGCAGACGATCCTGCAGGAGTTCGAGCTGGCCGGCAGCGACGTCCGGTTGCTGTTTACCGGCGACGTCGCCTCTGAGGGCGTCAACCTGCACCAGCAGTGCCACCATCTGATCCACTACGACATCCCGTGGAGCCTGATCCGGATCGAGCAGCGCAACGGCCGGATCGACCGCTACGGGCAGAAGCACCAACCGCAGTTCCGCGCGCTGATCCTCACCTCCGACCGTGACGACGCCAAGGACGACCGCACGGTCGCCGAGAAGCTGCTCAACCGGGAGGAGACCGCCCACCGCAGCCTCGGCAGCGTCGAGGCGGTGACGGGCCAGTACGACGCCAAGGCCGAGGAGGACCGGCTGGTCCGGGACCTGCTCGCCGGCAAGTCGGTGGACGAGTCCTACGAAGCTGCCCACGCCGAGGTCGACGTGATGGCCGACCTCTTCGCCGACGTCGGCACCGCTCCCGTGGCGGCGGACGTGCCCCACGCAAAGGTGCCGAAGCTCTTCGACTCCACGCAGGACTTCGTCGACGCCGCCCTGTACGAGATCTACGAGGACCGGCCCGAGGACCACATCGACCTGCGCCGCGAGGACGAACTGATGACCTTCCTCGCCCCTGACGACCTGGTGCACCGGCTCACCGACCTGCCCCGCACCTACCTGCGGGCACACCGGGAGGGCGAGGACCTGCGACTCAAGGTCACCTTCGACCGCGCGCTCGCCCAGCGCAAACTCGACCAGGCCCGGCAGAGCAAGACCCCGATGTGGCCGGACATCGCCTTCCTCAGCGACGTGCACCCGATGGTCGACTGGCTGGTCGACAAGGTGCTGATCCGGCTCGGCCGCCAACAGGCCCCGGTGCTCACCGCCGACGTGACCGCGCCGACGTTCCTGATCCAGGGCGTCTACGCCAACCGCCTCGGTCAACCCACCGTCGTCCAGTGGATGGCCGTCTCCGACCTGCCCGCGTCGCCGACCATCCGACCGATGGACGACGTGCTGCGCGAGGCAAACGTCGGTCCGGCGATGGTCAACCGCGCCGAGGCCATCGCGATCGACCCGCTCAAGGATCTGCTGCCGGAGGCCGTCCAGGTTGCCCGGCAGTATCTGGAGGGCAAGCGCGCCGAGTGGGCCGAGGCCAACGCCGAGCCGTTGCAGCGGCACCGCGAGCAGCTGAGGACCTTCCGGCAGGCCAGCCTCCTCGATGAGCTGCCCGGCGCGCACAGGGAGAAGCGACGCCAACGCGTCGACACCACCGTCCAGGAGCAGAACGACCTGCTCGACCGCCTGGAAACCGCCGGCGACCCGCTACTACGGGTGCTCGCCGTCCTCGTACCGTCGCAGGAGAGTGCCGCATGA
- a CDS encoding restriction endonuclease: protein MSFESLTNRGEYLSAHYLAEILPTTLKGGLLKQWAEQEKANRVTPRAGLRGMRRQYFDAKTELTDADFFDPERLRKQHQDVLRALGFDPQPQTITVERNGQEYEVHVAHAELTTAHGIVALDCGWAVDTEAAQDPDDAGRLLDPLTLSSTESIETGAKLASLLFAADSPKPRYVLILSGGVITLADRTVWGEGRYLAVSLDTAYARNDDKELDVVAALFGADSLRPPAEGGTEPLADLVAGSRQHAVGVSSELREGLKVSVELIANEVLDQIRRAGYHPQQVMDLDELAKELGRESLRYLYRILFLLYAEARPELGVLPVNDPQYVEGYSLARLGDLVSRRLAPSAEDGTHLYESLNLLFRMVNEGHRPRGGAEVEDKASEGEGLRFEPMRSDLFLPEKTKLIGRLIAEPGSDPDDEHAPKIDTRLRNKVLYEVLRRLMLTKGGKKRRGGFISYAQLGINQLGAVYEGLMSYTGFVATEQLYEVAKNGDPKDGSWMIPASKVDEYDDGVFVYKEDAYTGVRSRVSYQPGQFVYRLAGRDRQTSASYYTPQSLTEVTVQLALKYRLDQDDTITPARELLDWTICEPALGSGAFLNEAINQVAAEYLRRRQKEREVTLDPEQYHLELQRVKAYIALHNSYGVDLNRTAVELAEVSLWLNVMHAGLQAPWFGLHLQRGNSLIGAGRKTYTAKQLADKSWLTTAPKEQPFRDGPIDEGTIHHFLLPADGWGAVAGEKEARELAPAETARLKAWRTAMKRTPSAKGRNSQVQRLQALARRVEFLWGLVQQRLDISEREIRRDIAVWGAEDLPPVIEAVPREEILADLTAPGTPYWRLKTLMDVWCALWFWPLDKVGLLDGSDPAYPAAPVQVSHIKDEPAYEEPAVYETPDIFGNVQPQQMKLPTKPIGTRRMTVAEQLRRQVPLSDLDDWLTFAEALIGRSDVDENTERFYGRTLTSLSEITEFERKLDGVIGVDSPWTLSDRFPWLLAADQISGRQGFFHWELTFAQAFAKGGFDLQVGNPPWVRPRWEADAVLAEREPWFRLVQKPLTETVQHRRSLLLGQEASHAYYCSELTVNSGAVAFLVNAATYSLLAGTQPDLYRAVMCQVWRNLGVDGAAGLVHPDTHFGGIKEGGLRAATYKHLRFHAHFHNRRGVFPDIHVNTEFGIHVYGREKDTEFQHVSWLFDPATLVASLDHDGSGEAPGQKYKGRWDLRPHRSRMTTVNEEMLGVWRQLRGKLDEPILHTHLAYPITLEESRAIAALSRFSRRLAAFSPRISRGYDEANAKKEGLIRHGVGRVELLKEVVLQGTHIGVATPFVKEPNNPFRNGQDWVAHDLTKLDEGFVPRTCYALTDPEVVSPSPRDRWGGRHYTDHYRLTWRKMIAFDSERSLFAALVPPGPAHIDSLRSMALSSNYLTALTAGFWSSIPLDYILRIIGASNFDVSGALMMPSPDADHPLAADLLLRTLRLNCLTDAYGDLWHELYEHTWPNFTWAVEWSGLRPIGADVVEHWEWTIPLRTEYERRAAAVEIDALVAVWLGIGIEDLLATLRSRYPIMSDYEANMWFDGAGRRVAAVHHAFGYGQKKEHYEQLAAYRNDPERNPVPEGYSVPFYKADRENEYRQAHAVFSKRLQDAIEAGWQPS, encoded by the coding sequence ATGAGTTTCGAGTCGCTGACGAACCGCGGCGAGTACCTCTCCGCGCACTACCTCGCCGAGATCCTGCCCACCACCCTCAAGGGCGGCCTGCTCAAGCAGTGGGCCGAGCAGGAGAAGGCCAACCGGGTCACGCCACGCGCCGGGCTGCGCGGCATGCGTCGGCAGTACTTCGACGCCAAGACCGAGCTGACCGACGCCGACTTCTTCGACCCGGAGCGGCTGCGCAAGCAGCACCAGGACGTGCTGCGGGCGCTCGGCTTCGACCCGCAGCCGCAGACCATCACCGTCGAGCGCAACGGCCAGGAGTACGAGGTCCACGTCGCCCACGCCGAGCTGACCACCGCGCACGGCATCGTCGCGCTGGACTGCGGTTGGGCGGTCGACACCGAGGCGGCGCAGGACCCGGACGACGCCGGTCGCCTGCTCGACCCGCTCACCCTGTCGAGCACCGAGAGCATCGAGACGGGTGCCAAGCTCGCCTCCCTGCTCTTCGCCGCCGACAGTCCGAAGCCCCGCTACGTGCTGATCCTCAGCGGCGGCGTGATCACCCTCGCCGACCGCACCGTCTGGGGTGAGGGCCGCTACCTGGCCGTCAGCCTCGACACCGCGTACGCCCGCAACGACGACAAGGAACTCGACGTCGTCGCCGCGCTCTTCGGCGCCGACTCGCTGCGCCCACCCGCCGAGGGCGGCACCGAACCCCTCGCCGACCTGGTGGCCGGCTCCCGCCAGCACGCCGTCGGTGTCTCCAGCGAACTCCGCGAGGGCCTGAAGGTCTCCGTCGAACTCATCGCCAACGAGGTCCTCGACCAGATCCGGCGGGCCGGCTACCACCCGCAGCAGGTGATGGACCTCGACGAGCTGGCCAAGGAGTTGGGCCGGGAGTCGCTGCGCTACCTCTACCGGATCCTGTTCCTGCTCTATGCCGAGGCGCGTCCCGAACTGGGGGTGCTGCCGGTCAACGACCCCCAGTACGTCGAGGGCTACAGCCTCGCCCGCCTCGGTGACCTCGTCTCCCGCCGCCTCGCCCCCTCCGCCGAGGACGGCACCCACCTGTACGAGTCACTCAACCTGCTGTTCCGCATGGTCAACGAGGGTCACCGGCCGCGTGGCGGCGCGGAGGTCGAGGACAAGGCCAGCGAGGGGGAGGGGCTGCGCTTCGAGCCGATGCGCTCCGACCTGTTCCTGCCCGAGAAGACCAAGCTCATCGGCCGACTGATCGCCGAACCGGGCAGTGACCCGGACGACGAGCACGCTCCGAAGATCGACACGCGGCTGCGCAACAAGGTCCTCTACGAGGTGCTGCGCCGGCTGATGCTCACCAAGGGCGGCAAGAAGCGCCGCGGCGGCTTCATCTCGTACGCCCAGCTCGGCATCAACCAGCTCGGCGCGGTCTACGAGGGCCTGATGTCGTACACCGGTTTCGTCGCCACCGAGCAGCTCTACGAGGTCGCCAAGAACGGCGACCCGAAGGACGGCTCGTGGATGATCCCGGCCTCCAAGGTCGACGAGTACGACGATGGTGTCTTCGTCTACAAGGAAGACGCCTACACCGGCGTCCGCAGCCGGGTCAGCTACCAGCCCGGCCAGTTCGTCTACCGGCTTGCCGGCCGGGACCGGCAGACCAGTGCCTCCTACTACACCCCGCAGTCGCTGACCGAGGTCACCGTCCAACTCGCCCTCAAGTACCGCCTCGACCAGGACGACACGATCACCCCGGCCCGCGAACTGCTGGACTGGACCATCTGTGAGCCGGCGCTCGGCTCCGGCGCGTTCCTCAACGAGGCGATCAACCAGGTCGCCGCCGAATACCTGCGCCGCCGCCAGAAGGAACGTGAGGTCACCCTCGACCCGGAGCAATACCACCTCGAACTCCAGCGGGTGAAGGCGTACATCGCCCTGCACAACAGCTACGGCGTCGACCTCAACCGCACCGCCGTCGAGCTGGCCGAGGTGTCGCTCTGGCTCAACGTCATGCACGCCGGCCTCCAGGCCCCCTGGTTCGGCCTGCACCTGCAACGCGGCAACTCGCTCATCGGCGCCGGCCGGAAGACCTACACCGCGAAGCAGCTCGCCGACAAGTCGTGGCTCACCACCGCCCCGAAGGAACAGCCCTTCCGGGACGGGCCGATCGACGAGGGCACCATCCATCACTTCCTGCTCCCCGCCGACGGGTGGGGCGCGGTCGCGGGTGAGAAGGAGGCCCGCGAGCTGGCGCCGGCCGAGACCGCGAGATTGAAAGCCTGGCGTACGGCGATGAAGCGCACGCCATCCGCCAAGGGGAGGAACTCGCAGGTCCAGCGGTTGCAGGCGCTGGCTCGGCGGGTGGAGTTCCTGTGGGGGCTGGTGCAGCAGCGGCTCGACATCTCCGAGCGGGAGATCCGCCGCGACATCGCGGTCTGGGGTGCTGAGGACCTGCCTCCCGTTATTGAGGCGGTGCCCCGGGAGGAGATCCTCGCCGACCTGACCGCGCCGGGGACGCCGTACTGGCGGCTCAAGACGCTCATGGACGTCTGGTGCGCGCTGTGGTTCTGGCCGCTCGACAAGGTTGGGCTGCTTGACGGCTCGGATCCGGCCTACCCGGCCGCGCCCGTCCAGGTGTCGCACATCAAGGACGAGCCGGCGTACGAGGAACCGGCCGTCTACGAGACACCGGACATTTTCGGCAATGTGCAGCCGCAGCAGATGAAGCTGCCTACCAAGCCGATTGGTACCCGGCGGATGACGGTGGCGGAACAGCTCCGGCGGCAGGTGCCGCTGTCCGACCTGGATGACTGGCTGACCTTTGCCGAGGCGCTCATCGGCCGTAGTGATGTGGACGAGAACACCGAGAGGTTCTACGGCCGGACGCTCACCAGCCTGAGCGAGATTACTGAGTTCGAGCGGAAGCTCGACGGCGTCATCGGCGTCGACTCGCCTTGGACGCTCTCCGACCGCTTTCCCTGGCTACTCGCTGCCGATCAGATCTCCGGACGGCAGGGCTTCTTCCACTGGGAGTTGACCTTCGCCCAAGCGTTCGCTAAGGGCGGCTTCGACCTCCAAGTTGGCAATCCGCCGTGGGTTAGGCCGCGCTGGGAAGCGGATGCGGTCCTCGCCGAACGTGAACCGTGGTTTAGGCTCGTTCAGAAGCCGTTAACAGAAACAGTGCAGCATCGACGGTCCCTGCTCCTTGGGCAGGAGGCGAGCCACGCCTACTACTGTTCGGAATTGACGGTGAATTCCGGGGCGGTTGCCTTCCTTGTTAACGCCGCGACGTACAGTTTGTTGGCAGGGACGCAACCTGACCTCTATCGAGCCGTCATGTGTCAGGTGTGGAGAAACCTTGGGGTTGATGGCGCGGCCGGACTTGTGCACCCCGACACGCACTTCGGGGGAATTAAGGAAGGCGGGCTTCGAGCTGCGACTTATAAGCATCTGAGGTTTCACGCACATTTCCACAACCGGCGTGGCGTATTTCCCGACATTCATGTTAATACTGAGTTTGGGATCCACGTGTATGGCCGCGAGAAGGATACTGAGTTCCAGCATGTTAGCTGGCTATTTGATCCGGCTACTTTAGTCGCGTCACTTGATCACGATGGGTCGGGGGAAGCGCCCGGACAGAAGTACAAGGGCCGATGGGATCTGCGCCCCCATCGATCAAGGATGACAACGGTCAACGAAGAAATGCTAGGCGTCTGGCGACAGTTGCGTGGCAAGCTGGACGAACCCATATTGCATACTCATCTCGCTTATCCAATCACGCTCGAAGAGAGTCGAGCGATCGCTGCTCTTTCTAGGTTCAGTCGTCGGCTTGCTGCTTTCAGTCCTCGCATCAGCCGTGGTTACGATGAAGCTAACGCAAAAAAGGAGGGTCTTATTCGGCACGGCGTGGGTCGAGTGGAGCTGCTAAAGGAGGTGGTCCTGCAAGGCACTCACATTGGTGTCGCAACGCCGTTCGTGAAAGAGCCAAACAATCCTTTCCGTAACGGCCAAGATTGGGTTGCGCACGATTTAACGAAGTTGGATGAAGGGTTCGTTCCCCGAACGTGCTATGCGCTGACTGATCCCGAGGTCGTGAGCCCGTCGCCCCGCGATCGCTGGGGCGGGCGACACTATACCGACCACTATCGTCTGACGTGGCGTAAGATGATCGCATTCGACTCGGAGCGCTCGCTTTTCGCTGCTCTCGTTCCACCTGGTCCTGCTCACATCGATTCACTGAGGAGTATGGCTCTATCCTCGAATTACCTCACCGCTCTCACGGCCGGGTTCTGGTCGTCAATTCCACTCGACTATATTCTTAGGATTATCGGCGCATCGAACTTCGATGTTTCGGGTGCCTTAATGATGCCTAGTCCGGACGCGGACCACCCACTGGCTGCTGACCTGCTGCTTCGCACGCTTCGTTTGAATTGTTTGACTGATGCGTATGGCGATTTGTGGCATGAGCTTTACGAGCACACTTGGCCAAATTTCACTTGGGCTGTGGAGTGGTCAGGACTGCGCCCGATTGGTGCCGACGTCGTTGAACACTGGGAATGGACGATACCACTACGAACTGAGTATGAACGTAGAGCTGCTGCTGTCGAGATTGACGCGCTCGTCGCTGTTTGGTTAGGAATAGGAATCGAAGACCTCCTAGCAACTCTCCGATCCCGTTATCCTATTATGTCTGACTATGAGGCCAATATGTGGTTCGATGGAGCTGGACGCAGAGTTGCGGCGGTGCACCACGCTTTCGGGTACGGACAGAAAAAGGAGCACTACGAGCAGCTGGCCGCATACCGGAATGACCCGGAGCGGAATCCGGTACCTGAGGGATACTCGGTGCCGTTCTACAAGGCGGATCGGGAGAACGAGTATCGGCAGGCCCATGCCGTGTTCAGTAAGCGGCTTCAGGATGCGATCGAGGCGGGCTGGCAGCCGTCGTAG